The following are encoded together in the Cryptococcus neoformans var. neoformans JEC21 chromosome 9 sequence genome:
- a CDS encoding conserved protein yields the protein MSSERVRGIQVHRPIIFGSHARLLTEAEKQLAPAGHTHKWTVFLNSAASPPLKQGEPPDYEDIDYLPGGADDLSYFIRKVTFKLHETYATPNRVIDKPPYRVSETGWGEFTVQIRIQLIPESSEKPLGLQHNIKLHHWGAPVEPLPVVSGAPTPTPVPTESNTEVKLEPDTPAPLEESVTPAPTIQRPASEPATNEPGSNQGTPAPPGGDSTEQIKVDVATPALEVIEPSATPAPLSLAARLPIHAWQYDEIVFSDPPRQFLDILNAHPPTPLPAKSRRPRDQREDYEARKKGKSAARGASVTASARASRAGTVDTAAAGTPAPAQIGIPGEPGSADVPLEFTQEMLKGEHNAMLDARVKIVEQMDRWRERLIALEKELAKAKEDVKATAAM from the exons ATGTCCAGCGAAAGAGTCAGG GGAATACAAGTCCATAGGCCGATCATCTTTGGCTCCCACGCCAGGCTCCTAACCGAGGCTGAGAAGCAGTTGGCTCCCGCAGGAC ACACTCATAAGTGGACTGTGTTTCTCAACTCTGCagcttctcctcctttaaAGCAAGGGGAGCCACCTGATTATGAGGATATCGACTATCTGCCCGGAGGAGCGGATGACCTGTCATATTTTATCAGAAAAGTGACATTCAAGCTCCACGAAACGTATGCGACACCTAATAGAG tcaTCGACAAGCCTCCTTATCGAGTCTCTGAAACAGGATGGGGTGAATTCACCGTCCAGATCCGAATCCAGCTCATCCCGGAATCATCTGAAAAGCCTCTTGGCCTGCAACATAATATCAAATTACATCACTGGGGCGCGCCTGTTGAGCCTTTGCCTGTGGTATCAGGTGCCCCTACGCCAACTCCTGTGCCTACAGAAAGCAATACCGAAGTCAAGTTGGAACCTGACACGCCTGCGCCTCTAGAGGAGTCAGTTACTCCCGCTCCAACAATCCAGCGACCTGCCAGTGAGCCCGCCACAAACGAACCGGGTTCAAATCAAGGGACACCAGCGCCTCCTGGCGGAGACTCGACCGAGCAAATCAAGGTCGATGTTGCTACACCAGCCCTGGAGGTGATTGAACCTTCAGCTACCCCAGCTCCTCTCTCACTTGCCGCCAGACTACCTATTCACGCTTGGCAATACGATGAAATTGTATTTTCAGACCCTCCTCGGCAATTCCTCGATATTCTCAACGCCCATCCACCTACCCCTCTTCCCGCAAAGAGTCGACGACCAAGAGATCAGAGGGAGGATTATGAGGCTCGTAAAAAGGGCAAGTCTGCGGCGAGGGGTGCAAGTGTAACAGCATCTGCGCGGGCGAGTCGAGCAGGCACTGTGGACACGGCTGCAGCTGGTACACCAGCGCCGGCACAGATTGGGATACCAGGAGAGCCCGGGAGTGCGGATGTGCCTTTGGAGTTTACACAAGAGATGCTCAAGGGTGAGCATAACGCAATGTTAGATGCGAGGGTCAAGATTGTCGAGCAAATGGATAGGTGGAG AGAACGACTTATCGCTCTGGAAAAGGAGCTGGCCAAGGCgaaagaagatgtcaagGCGACAGCGGCCATGTAA
- a CDS encoding mitochondrial genome maintenance protein, putative: protein MSLLASTARRAPNSLQLSTRNLSTTSARFAEAAPIASRYVRKTAVPARAKPTAYSRPATFNSASTAASRTRPAPAARPVVDEFPEDLPLPSTEPPIDDYAHLSAPPSAKVSPPLSELPSENYEPLPSATASARVGGKLAGEVPVGLDWSTSFSGLSEKPFPKEAADELLKPLTPVDVEIKPDGLLYLPEIKYRRTLNAAFGPGGWGLAPRGETDVGPRIVSREWGLVCLGRLVSVARGEQEYFDPSGIATATEACKSNALMRCCKDLGIASELWDPTFIRDFKKQHCVEVFVEHAVKKNKKKLWRKKNSDKFEYPWKEL from the exons ATGTCGCTCCTTGCAAGCACAGCCCGACGCGCCCCCAACTCGCTCCAGCTCTCCACTCGCAATCTGtccaccacctccgccCGTTTCGCCGAAGCTGCGCCCATCGCATCTCGATACGTCCGCAAGACAGCTGTACCTGCTCGAGCCAAGCCTACCGCCTACTCTCGGCCCGCTACCTTCAATTCCGCCTCCACCGCTGCTTCTCGCACTCGGCCTGCCCCTGCAGCTCGTCCCGTTGTGGACGAGTTCCCCGAAGATCTCCCTCTGCCATCTACAGAGCCTCCCATAGATGATTATGCCCATCTCTCGGCCCCTCCTTCTGCCAAGGTTTCTCCGCCTCTCAGTGAACTTCCTAGTGAGAACTATGAGCCTCTCCCTTCAGCGACAGCTTCTGCTAGGGTAGGGGGCAAGCTCGCCGGTGAAGTACCTGTAGGGTTAGATTGGAGTACAAGCTTTTCAGGCTTGAGCGAGAAGCCATTTCCTAAAGAAGCGGCCGATGAACTGTTGAAACCGTTGACCCCGGTGGATGTAGAAATCAAGCCTG ATGGATTATTATATCTCCCTGAGATAAAGTACAGGCGGACGTTGAACGCAGCGTTCGGTCCTGGTGGATGGGGTTTGGCTCCTCGAGGAGAGACAGATGTGGGACCAAGGATCGTTAGTAGGGAATGGGGGTTGGTGTGTCTCGGTCG GTTAGTGTCTGTAGCCCGAGGCGAGCAAGAGTACTTTGACCCATCTGGTATTGCAACTGCCACAGAGGCTTGCAAATCCAATGCCCTCATGCGATGTTGTAAGGATTTGGGTATCGCTAGTGAGCTTTG GGACCCTACCTTTATTCGCGATTTCAAGAAACAGCATTGTGTCGAAGTATTTGTGGAACATgcagtgaagaagaacaa GAAGAAgctttggaggaagaagaacagcgACAAGTTCGAGTACCCTTGGAAGGAACTGTAA
- a CDS encoding DNA-(apurinic or apyrimidinic site) lyase, putative: MRILTWNVNVLRTCLDYHPFSSMKKKNIEGLLDELDAQIFCFQEHKTVRTRLEKSMACPGPYDGFWTFPRSKTGYSGVCTYVDSRYCVPLKAEEGITGLLLGDRLSTMKPPWTDAERIGSYPDVNDMEWMDELDGTKFDVKKLDMEGRAVVCDFGLFVLFNLYCPNETNSARRPYKMNYLHALQERVQLLQAAGREVMLVGDINIVRQPMDSGEGPVRSSAEQHYSHPARRILDDWCAPKGPMIDVVRESWPQRDDMFTCWNQKLDARSANYGSRIDYVLCTPGLRPWIKGGDILPKVYGSDHCPVYVDLHESIVTPEGETLHLRDMLNPKDRPTSTSPVYPNDVKREAPEPPRFATKFMDEFSGRQTSLKSFFGGGSKRAQEKTNGASLSTSVSASASPAPTPTASELSSAVQASESGATKIVSLPQAPEECVSAPFSLARTAFSSLDNPSPVHSRELSSKTSDGAPVKATLSSKQDKSSAKPIDMTLDDDEDDEPILVSSKSENKPPPKPTRSSLSGSKSASSQVKLSSFFSQPHTEGKRKSPPPPSSAPSISKRPSLAPLPQSNNAPFAASPSATTAEDECQGMTEEENQLISQAIAEADAERAEKNAKAAPQWSSLFAKKLPPLCTVHHKPCKDFVVMKPGPNKGKRFWLCSLPVGAGYDMGRSKRPREDVNPKFRCNFFLWDSANSRKETPNEGKEKKL; encoded by the exons ATGAGGATACTCACATGGAACGTT AACGTCCTACGGACATGTCTAGATTACCACCC GTTCAGctcgatgaagaagaagaacatcGAAGGCCTGCTCGATGAACTGGATGCCCAGATATTTTGCTTTCAAG AACATAAAACGGTCCGCACACGTCTAGAGAAGTCAATGGCTTGCCCGGGCCCATACGACGGCTTCTGGACTTTTCCTCGTTCCAAAACTGGTTATAGCGGAGTCTGCACCTATGTGGATTCTCGCTATTGCGTGCCTCTCAAGGCGGAAGAAGGTATTACCGGACTTCTTTTAGGCGACCGGCTGAGTACGATGAAGCCACCATGGACCGATGCGGAAAGAATAGGCAGTTATCCTGATGTGAATGATATGgaatggatggatgagctGGACGGGACAAAGTTTGATGTCAAGAAGCTCGACATGGAGGGACGGGCTGTGGTATGCGATTTCGG ACTGTTCGTCTTATTCAACCTTTACTGCCCGAACGAGACAAATAGTGCTAGGCGACCATACAAAATGAACTATCTACACGCTCTTCAAGAACGTGTACAGCTCCTTCAGGCTGCTGGGCGCGAAGTCATGCTCGTGGGAGATATCAACATTGTACGCCAGCCGATGGATTCCGGAGAAGGACCTGTGAGGTCTTCAGCGGAGCAACATTATTCCCACCCTGCAAGACGGATACTTGATGATTGGTGTGCGCCGAAAGGACCGATGATAGATGTCGTCAGAGAGAGCTGGCCTCAAAGAGATGATATGTTCACCTGTTGGAATCAGAAACTCGACGCCAG GTCGGCAAACTATGGAAGCCGTATTGACTATGTACTATGTACACCTGGTCTTCGTCCATGGATCAAGGGCGGCGATATACTTCCCAAGGTGTACGGGTCTGATCACTGTCCCGTGTATGTCGACTTGCATGAGTCCATCGTCACTCCAGAAGGGGAGACTCTCCACCTTCGCGATATGCTTAATCCCAAAGATCGACCCACTAGCACGTCTCCTGTATACCCAAATGATGTCAAGAGGGAAGCACCTGAGCCGCCAAGGTTCGCAACCAAATTTATGGACGAGTTCTCAGGGAGACAGACAAGTCTAAAGAGTTTTTTTGGTGGAGGATCGAAGCGGGCacaggagaagacgaatgGAGCCAGTCTTAGTACAAGTGTGAGCGCGAGTGCTAGTCCGGCTCCAACCCCTACTGCATCAGAATTATCATCGGCAGTGCAAGCATCCGAATCTGGTGCTACAAAAATTGTTTCACTCCCGCAAGCGCCGGAAGAATGCGTTTCCGCCCCATTCAGCCTTGCTCGAACTGCTTTCAGTTCGTTGGACAATCCCTCCCCTGTTCATAGCCGGGAATTATCTTCCAAAACAAGCGACGGTGCCCCAGTAAAGGCAACCTTATCGTCCAAACAAGATAAATCTAGCGCAAAGCCCATAGACATGACATtagatgacgatgaggatgatgagccAATCTTGGTATCGTCAAAATCGGAAAACAAGCCCCCACCGAAACCTACGAGGTCATCGTTGTCTGGTTCGAAATCAGCCTCCTCACAAGTCAAGCTCTCTTCATTTTTCAGTCAACCGCATACCGAAGGCAAAAGAAAatccccaccaccaccatcctcaGCTCCTTCTATCTCAAAACGGCCCTCATTGGCACCACTTCCTCAGTCAAATAATGCTCCGTTTGCTGCCTCTCCTTCCGCCACAACTGCGGAAGATGAGTGCCAGGGCatgacagaagaagagaatcAACTTATTTCGCAAGCTATTGCAGAAGCAGACGCAGAAAGAGCAGAAAAAAACGCAAAAGCTGCTCCGCAATGGTCCAGCCTTTTTGCCAAAAAGCTGCCACCGTTGTGCACAGTTCATCATAAGCCGTGCAAGGATTTTG TTGTAATGAAGCCTGGACCCAATAAGGGGAAAAGGTTCTGGCTATGCTCCCT GCCGGTTGGCGCAGGGTACGATATGGGGAGATCGAAGAGACCGAGAGAAGATGTAAATCCTAAATTCCGATGCAATTT TTTTCTCTGGGATTCTGCCAATTCGAGAAAAGAAACCCCGAAtgaggggaaagagaagaagctgtaG
- a CDS encoding peptidase, putative, producing the protein MLITPAILALPLLASAVPTAKEQLAFQGSIGSAILEGQDIFAAHDGFSLDLGEMRLVQFSEEEPPVWMSELEKIQAKAKGLRFMDITETPGLGFSSYFLPSAANVKYSYPTPGNHTKTISSIIKKLDIDHMKDFLTKFTSFRTRYYKSDTGKDSQKFLLKTLKEIAKPHSGITVKEFAHPWGQNSIIVRFAPADPANEDAPITIVGSHQDSANMWPFLPAPGADDDGSGTTSSLEGFRALVNANYTPSTPLEFHYFSAEEGGLLGSQAVAKSYEDEGKKVLAMLQMDMTAWVKAGTEERVGIIQDFVDPDLTEFIETLVEEYLSIPPVKTQCSYACSDHASFAKAGYQSAFAIEATFDDSNTRNIHSTADTMDHPEFSFTHMREFSKLVVAFSVELAGIADQ; encoded by the exons ATGCTCATAACACCAGCTATCCTTgccctccccctcctcgcGAGCGCAGTCCCCACGGCCAAGGAACAGCTCGCTTTCCAGGGCTCGATCGGCTCGGCGATCCTCGAAGGCCAGGACATCTTCGCAGCTCATGATGGCTTCTCTTTGGACCTCGGCGAAATGAGACTCGTCCAGTtctcggaagaagaacctcCTGT ATGGATGTCGGAGCTTGAGAAAATCCAAGCCAAGGCAAAAGGTCTCCGTTTCATGGATAT CACGGAGACACCTGGCTTAGGCTTCTCTAGCTACTTTCTCCCTTCCGCTGCCAACGTCAAATATT CGTACCCTACGCCAGGCAACCACACAAAGACGATCAGTTCTATTATCAAGAAGCTTGATATCGATCACATGAAGGATTTCTTGACCAAGTTTACTTC ATTCCGCACCCGATACTACAAGTCGGACACGGGCAAGGACTCTCAGAAGTTTTTGCTCAAGACTCTCAAAGAG ATTGCAAAACCTCACTCCGGTATCACCGTCAAGGAGTTTGCTCATCCTTGGGGGCAAAACAGCATCATCGTCCGCTTCGCTCCTGCTGATCCCGCCAATGAAGACGCACCCATCACCATTGTTGGGTCTCACCAAGACTCTGCCAACATGTGGCCATTCCTCCCTGCTCC CGGtgcggatgatgatggttcCGGTACGACGTCCTCTCTTGAAGGATTCCGCGCTCTCGTCAACGCCAACTACACACCTTCTACCCCTCTTGAGTTCCATTACTTCTctgcagaagaaggtggtCTCCTCGGCTCTCAGGCCGTTGCCAAGTCAtacgaggatgagggtaAGAAGGTGCTTGCCATGCTGCAAATGGACATGACCGCCTGGGTCAAAGCTGGTACCGAGGAGAGAGTCGGTATCATTCAGGACTTTGTCGACCCGGATTTGACTGAATTCATCGAGACCCTTGTGGAGGAGTACT TGAGCATCCCTCCCGTAAAGACCCAGTGTTCTTATGCTTGCTCTGATCACGCGAGCTTTGCCAAAGCCGGTTATCAATCTGCTTTTGC CATCGAAGCTACGTTCGATGACTCCAACACTCGAAACATTCACTCCACAGCAGACACTATGGACCACCCCGAATTCTCTTTCACGCACATGCGAGA ATTCTCCAAGCTTGTGGTCGCGTTCTCCGTCGAACTCGCCGGCATCGCTGATCAATAA
- a CDS encoding SNAP receptor, putative translates to MSTPTSASISQRLTTTSSLLLERSRILSLNLKPSPSSTQQIVRNLTSIRSDLEQLELESKGLVLGGKKGKGKGGDDGEEEVKELEERYDRLLGMLEEDDLGREKAKDLKRTSQIPPSPIASPQPDTLSPPADASPSAQDVPTFNVDPPAPAVGYQPFKDYPENEEPELAPHEMLSNQQMLMNDQDERLNLLSHSIGRQNDLSLQIGSELDVHHQLLEETDTAMDRTAASLGRAKRRLDRVADEAKQHGSTITIVLLIFILLILIIVFKT, encoded by the exons ATGTCAACACCAACCTCCGCGTCCATCTCTCAGCGACTAACAACCACCTCATCCCTCTTACTGGAACGCTCACGCATTCTCTCGCTCAACCTCAAACCCTCCCCGTCCTCCACCCAGCAAATCGTGCGCAACTTGACTTCCATCCGCTCAGACCTCGAACAGCTAGAGCTAGAAAGTAAAGGTTTGGTGCTAGGtgggaaaaaggggaaggggaaaggaggggatgatggtgaggaagaggtgaaggagttggaggaGCGGTATGATCGTTTGTTAGGAATGctcgaagaggatgatttAGGGCGAGAAAAGGCTAAAGATTTGAAACGGACCAGTCAAAT ACCGCCTTCCCCTATTGCAAGCCCTCAGCCTGATACGCTATCCCCTCCTGCCGATGCATCCCCATCTGCGCAAGACGTTCCTACATTCAACGTTGATCCACCTGCACCTGCAGTTGGATACCAGCCATTCAAAGATTATCCAGAAAATGAAGAGCCAGAGTTGGCGCCGCATGAGATGCTTTCCAACCAACaaatgctgatgaatg ATCAAGATGAGAGGCTAAACCTCCTCTCTCACTCTATCGGCCGCCAAAACGATCTCTCATTGCAAATTGGCTCGGAGCTGGATGTACACCACCAATTATTGGAAGAGACGGACACCGCAATGGATCGAACGGCGGCGAGCTTGGGAAGGGCTAAACGGCGTTTGGACAGGGTGGCTGATGAGGCTAAGCAACATG GGAGTACAATTACTATTGTCCTTCTTATTTTCATTTtgctcattctcatcatcgtGTTCAAGACATGA
- a CDS encoding calmodulin-dependent protein kinase, putative, with product MAPQTVPCQYKTGKTLGSGTYAVVKECVHITTGEYYACKVLNKKFLMGREHMVRNEIAVLKRVSAGHKNIVQLHDFFETTHNLYLVFDLCTGGELFDRICAKGSYFEKDAANIVRTVTSAVKYLHDQGIVHRDLKPENILFKSKAEDADLMLADFGLSKVLDDDKFAILTTTCGTPGYMAPEIFKKAGHGKPVDIWAIGVITYFLLCGYTPFDRDSQYEEMQAICKGDYRFEPVEYWGGVSETARQFVRDCLTVDPTNRPTVDELLNHPWLRDVEASKDEPAEAKGVDLLPNVKAAFDAKKTFRKAVLGMMAVHRLQDHSATIHGQTEAEQEKLKKEVEAFKEEAAQEDVKDVIQPGAPASI from the exons ATGGCCCCTCAGACTGTGCCCTGCCAGTACAAGACTGGAAAGACACTAGGAAG TGGAACGTA CGCTGTTGTCAAAGAATGTGTTCACATCACG ACCGGTGAATACTACGCCTGCAAGGTACTTAATAAGAAGTTCTTGATG GGCCGAGAGCATATGGTCCGGAATGAAATTGCCGTCCTTAAGCGAGTTTCAGCTGGCCACAAGAACATCGTTCAACTACACGACTTTTTCGAGACTACCCACAATCTTTAT CTTGTCTTTGACCTTTGTACCGGTGGAGAGCTTTTCGACAGGATCTGTGCCAAGGGAAGCTACTTTGAGAA GGATGCTGCCAATATTGTGCGAACTGTAACATCAGCCGTCAAGTACCTCCATGACCAAGGCATCGTTCACAGAG ATTTGAAGCCGGAGAACATTCTTTTCAAGTCCAAGGCCGAAGATGCGGACCTCATGTTGGCTGACTTTGGATTGTCCAAAGTATTGGATGACGATAAATTTGCCATTCTGACTACTACATGTGGT ACCCCTGGTTACATGGCT CCTGAAATATTCAAAAAGGCCGGTCATGGTAAGCCTGTGGATATTTGGGCCATCGGTGTCATCAC CTACTTCCTCCTTTGTGGCTATACCCCCTTCGACCGCGACTCGCAATATGAAGAAATGCAAGCCATCTGCAAGGGCGACTATCGCTTCGAACCTGTCGAATATTGGGGGGGTGTCTCTGAAACCGCCAGGCAGTTCGTGCGTGACTGCTTGACTGTCGACCCCACAAATCGACCTACTGTCGATGAATTGTTAAACCATCCTTGGTTGAGAGACGTTGAAGCCTCCAAGGACGAGCCCGCTGAGGCTAAGGGTGTTGACTTGTTGCCTAACGTCAAGGCCGCCTTCGATGCCAAGAAGACTT TCCGCAAGGCAGTTTTGGGTATGATGGCTGTTCACAGGCTCCAAGATCACAGTGCCACTATCCACGGTCAGACCGAGGCAGAGCaggaaaagttgaagaaggaagtggaagcgttcaaggaagaggcggctCAG GAGGACGTGAAGGATGTTATCCAACCAGGTGCTCCCGCCTCCATTTAA
- a CDS encoding expressed protein, with amino-acid sequence MEARLQKLKVTDLKELLAKYHLPQTGKKDDLVKRLLENNISYEEPQEELIDPDAPISGTNVPKTIPQVTTAPAAPDTSLIDPPRTSDASASELPAAETNDILAPAPSTEPEVELTPDQKAMKARAERFGIPFNLPKPSATKPAKTEKAESKPAETREKAASINKDSLGLSDDILAKRAAKFGLPEKKEAGKPASKPEKKAEEVDPELAAKLAAEEEKKRKRAEKFGSNKPPVVEETEGQNAASEPDTKKVKV; translated from the exons ATGGAAGCCAGGCT CCAAAAGCTCAAGGTTACAGACCTCAAAGAATTACTTGCCAAATATCACTTACCCCAGAccgggaagaaggatgatttGGTCAAGAGGCTTCTTGAGAACAACATCTCCTATGAAGAACCTCAGGAAGAACTG ATCGACCCTGATGCGCCTATAAGCGGCACAAACGTTCCTAAAACAATACCACAGGTCACCACCGCTCCAGCGGCCCCTGATACTTCACTCATTGAC CCTCCTCGCACTTCTGATGCTAGCGCATCAGAGTTGCCTGCTGCTGAAACAAACGATATTCTTGCCCCTGCTCCCTCTACGGAGCCTGAAGTGGAGCTCACCCCTGATCAAAAAGCTATGAAGGCACGAGCTGAACGCTTCGGTATCCCTTTCAATTTGCCCAAACCCTCCGCTACCAAGCCTGCAAAGACCGAAAAGGCCGAATCAAAACCAGCTGAAACGAGAGAAAAAGCTGCGTCCATTAATAAGGACTCTCTTGGGCTGAGTGATGATATTCTTGCCAAGAGGGCGGCCAAATTTGGATTGcctgaaaagaaggaagccGGAAAGCCTGCATCTAAACCGGAGAAAAAAGCCGAGGAGGTTGACCC TGAATTGGCCGCCAAGCTTGCcgctgaagaggagaagaagaggaagcgtGCTGAGAAGTTCGGGTCAAACAAACCGCcagtggtggaggaaaCAGAGGGTCAAAATGCGGCCTCTGAGCCT GACACCAAAAAAGTAAAAGTATAG
- a CDS encoding acyl-CoA thioesterase, putative, which produces MSLASRISVSPYPNKSFTFIPHDTWIPPGARSIYGGLVISQALCSSLLTVESPFGLHSIHCYFLHPALPDGDIEYRVDKLAEGQRYCRREVRGWQNGRIFFILFASYESLYERSSASSEDHTSIKVSHSLTAMTQPWDEDPTQKNGESFEVKQSFQMPFPKELRPWDQCEENEVFLQRLVQEKSKEELGWKWEYFDNWSKKRGSAPFFTSVARKIPGVPSSKEYYLNGLPTTRMTWYRPRIDPDETISEEMYKSMIIYLTDYQLVGAATRSIGLNMSSTPQIGLIASLDHSVHFYPLPPDLNYQEPVLHVMESQVADMSSGRAVARGRVYSAKGKLLAVTCQEGVFKVREPGKKPMGVAASGIDEEDLQARL; this is translated from the exons ATGTCTTTAGCTTCGCGCATAAGCGTCTCTCCCTACCCCAACAAGTCCTTTACCTTCATCCCTCATGACACCTGGATACCTCCAGGGGCAAGGTCAATCTACGGGGGTCTCGTCATCTCGCAAGCCCTTTGCTCATCGCTTTTGACTGTTGAATCTCCATTTGGCTTGCATAGCATTCATTGCTACTTCTTACACCCTGCACTGCCAGACGGAGATATCGAATATAGGGTGGATAAACTTGCTGAGGGCCAGAGATACTGCCGAAGGGAAGTGAGGGGATGGCAGAATGGGAGAatattcttcatcctcttcgctAGCTATGAATCGCTATATGAACGGTCCTCAGCGTCGTCTGAAGACCATACATCTATCAAAGTCTCGCACAGTCTGACAGCAATGACTCAGCCGTGGGATGAAGATCCTACGCAGAAGAATGGTGAAAGCTTCGAGGTCAAGCAGAGCTTTCAAATGCCCTTCCCAAAGGAACTAAGACCCTGGGATCAATGCGAAGAGAACGAAGTCTTCCTCCAAAGACTAGTGCAGGAGAAAAGTAAAGAAGAATTAGGATGGAAATGGGAATATTTCGACAACTGGTCAAAG AAAAGAGGTTCAGCACCCTTTTTCACTTCGGTTGCCAGGAAGATTCCGGGAGTACCATCTTCAAAAGAGTATTACCTCAATGGTTTACCCACCACCCGAATGACGTGGTATCGACCACGCATAGATCCTGATGAAACAATCAGCGAAGAGATGTATAAA TCCATGATCATTTACCTGACCGATTATCAACTCGTGGGTGCTGCAACGCGCTCTATCGGTCTCAACATGTCGTCTACTCCTCAAATAGGCTTGATTGCCTCCTTAGACCATTCAGTGCACTTCTACCCTTTACCACCAGATCTCAATTATCAAGAGCCTGTATTGCATGTCATGGAATCGCAAGTGGCTGACATGTCAAGTGGAAGAGCCGtggcaagaggaagagtatACAGCGCAAAGGGAAAGTTGTTGGCAGTGACATGTCAAGAGGGAGTATTTAAAGTCAGAGAGCCAGGGAAGAAGCCGATGGGGGTGGCAGCTAGTGGAatagatgaagaagatctACAGGCTAGACTctga
- a CDS encoding metalloendopeptidase, putative codes for MSMLKSFIRVRPLGRTHRSIIPTQPFASAPISAGHNLHSTESKTIPTVRHIPSLARFPNNSLSRSFHSTNRRQDVLFVAMPALKSGLLNITRFSLLFLPFAIRYKLWKRYRRISLLLLQIPIFAICIILALGLDQSPRTKRWRLLLMSEHEELAWSRRKQREILRNDGHKLLPPDDPRSRQVARVTTRLVTALEEEDRHIVYGANWPPKSQELSRLISEREALIGEGDRYYLPSGTAKSTYVPYRPPTNNPLKQFESPDWRVYVIDSPEVNAFALPSRDVFVYTGLLDTLPGDDVMLSAILAHEIAHVVERHTVENLGFLNLATVGFDVLRGLAFAFTISFPFITDSAGMCINWINNVLADRAYSRKLEMEADAVGLEIMATAGYDPRAASDLWELMACVEDDAAAMGQGISVENRFTLLRTHPTSDVRLKALSKDMEGALKIWRDHRRKRQPKRVEKKQEKKDNVPESDKAVSE; via the exons ATGTCGATGCTAAAGTCGTTCATTCGTGTGAGGCCTCTGGGCCGAACCCACCGATCTATTATCCCTACTCAGCCCTTTGCTTCTGCCCCAATATCAGCGGGACACAACCTGCATTCAACTGAGTCAAAAACAATTCCGACTGTCAGACATATCCCTTCATTAGCCCGTTTTCCCAACAATTCGCTATCAAGGAGTTTCCACTCCACAAACAGGCGGCAGGATGTTCTGTTTGTAGCGATGCCGGCCTTGAAGAGTGGCTTGCTCAATATCACAAGGTTTAGCCTTCTGTTTCTGCCATTTGCAATTAGATACAA GTTGTGGAAAAGATACCGACGGATATCCCTTTTGTTGCTACAAATCCCT ATATTCGCGATCTGTATAATCCTTGCATTAGGATTAGATCAAAGCCCACGAacgaaaagatggagacTTCTACTCATGTCTGAGCACGAAGAGCTTGCGTGGTCAAGACGAAA GCAAAGAGAAATTCTTCGTAACGATGGCCATAAGTTGCTCCCTCCAGATGATCCTCGATCTCGTCAAGTCGCTAGAGTCACCACTCGCCTCGTCACCgcattggaagaagaagaccgtCATATCGTTTATGGAGCCAATTGGCCGCCCAAATCGCAAGAACTGTCCCGGCTGATCTCTGAACGAGAAGCCTTGATAGGAGAAGGAGACAGATATTACCTACCGAGTGGTACAGCTAAGAGTACATACGTACCCTACAGACCGCCTACCAACAACCCTTTGAAACAGTTTGAGTCGCCAGACTGGCGCGTGTATGTGATAGATTCA CCTGAAGTGAATGCCTTCGCCCTACCAAGCAGAGATGTTTTTGTTTACACCGGTCTCCTTGACACACTGCCCGGGGATGATGTCATGCTGTCTGCAATCTTAGCCCATGAGATCGCTCATGTCGTAGAAAGACATACGGTTGAAAATCTAGGA TTCTTGAATCTGGCGACTGTGGGATTTGACGTCTTGCGAGGATTGGCCTTTGCATTtaccatctccttcccatT TATCACGGACTCAGCCGGGATGTGTATCAACTGGATCAACAATGTCCTCGCCGACAGAGCTTACTCTAGAAAACTTGAAATGGAGGCCGATGCTGTAGGCTTGGAG ATCATGGCGACCGCAGGATACGACCCTAGGGCCGCAAGCGACTTGTGGGAGCTTATGGCATGTGTGGAGGACGACGCAGCGGCGATGGGACAAGGGATCAGTGTCGAGAACCGGTTCACTCTGCTTAGGACGCATCCGACAAGTGACGTTCGACTAAAA GCTCTCAGCAAGGATATGGAAGGTGCGCTGAAGATTTGGCGGGACCATAGGAGGAAGCGTCAGCCCAAGAGAGTGGAGAAAAAgcaggaaaagaaggataacGTCCCTGAATCGGACAAAGCTGTATCGGAATAA